A genomic window from Exiguobacterium acetylicum DSM 20416 includes:
- a CDS encoding conserved virulence factor C family protein codes for MKIVAIEPTPSPNNMKVIVDEVFSEKGQTFEHAFGAPEHIQRLLEIPGVKFVYQVSDFLSIERYPKYDWRSLVIDIRRAFGETLNDVEQHETDAEYEPVHLFVQFILGVPMQIKGVKGLEEKREGLSERFREAALFVQPFVQNVISDRRWVEQAPRYGDLDESLREVANEIEIAYPVERIERLKSLAAGEDITFSGQAIQSTDWKERFAALDELPVEMEWVPAYARLLQDEKMQIRRQAIVKLGMFEDHREELLEYLTSALHDPSGIVRRTAGDTISDWAMPEAEPMMMEALADKNKLVRWRAARFLFDVGTEQSIPRLREAIRDREYEVALQAELALTRIESGEEALGTVWQQMNRMIDESS; via the coding sequence ATGAAAATCGTAGCGATTGAACCAACACCAAGTCCAAATAACATGAAAGTCATCGTTGATGAGGTCTTTTCGGAAAAAGGACAGACATTCGAGCATGCCTTTGGCGCACCGGAACACATTCAGCGATTACTTGAAATACCTGGCGTTAAGTTCGTTTATCAGGTCAGTGACTTTTTATCGATCGAGCGTTATCCGAAATATGATTGGCGTTCGCTTGTCATCGATATACGACGTGCGTTCGGTGAAACGTTAAATGATGTTGAACAGCACGAGACAGATGCTGAGTATGAACCTGTCCATCTGTTCGTGCAGTTCATTTTAGGCGTACCAATGCAAATCAAAGGTGTAAAAGGATTAGAAGAAAAACGAGAAGGGCTGTCGGAACGTTTCCGAGAAGCAGCGCTATTCGTCCAACCATTCGTTCAGAATGTCATTAGCGATCGACGCTGGGTGGAACAAGCACCTCGATACGGTGATCTTGACGAAAGTTTGCGTGAAGTAGCGAATGAGATTGAGATTGCATATCCAGTCGAACGTATCGAACGTCTTAAGTCGCTCGCAGCAGGAGAAGATATTACATTTAGCGGTCAAGCGATTCAATCAACCGATTGGAAAGAACGATTCGCGGCGCTCGATGAACTACCTGTTGAGATGGAATGGGTTCCTGCTTATGCTCGCCTGCTACAGGATGAGAAGATGCAAATTCGACGTCAAGCGATCGTAAAGCTTGGGATGTTCGAAGATCACCGTGAAGAACTGTTAGAGTATTTGACGAGTGCACTGCATGATCCGTCAGGGATTGTGCGTCGGACAGCAGGCGATACGATTTCTGATTGGGCGATGCCAGAAGCTGAACCAATGATGATGGAAGCATTAGCGGATAAAAATAAATTAGTACGCTGGCGAGCTGCTCGCTTCTTGTTTGATGTCGGAACGGAACAGTCGATTCCAAGACTGCGTGAAGCAATCCGAGACCGGGAATATGAAGTAGCTCTACAAGCCGAACTCGCATTGACGCGAATCGAGAGTGGGGAAGAAGCACTAGGAACGGTTTGGCAGCAAATGAATCGAATGATAGATGAAAGTTCATGA
- a CDS encoding alpha/beta fold hydrolase, whose amino-acid sequence MEKQTLVLLHGFTGGTDYFNRVEANLRHSFDVLPLSLPGHEGLDVGPDTIEGFAEWVMHELDRRGIEKPIIIGHSFGGYITAAIVEGYADQISGYGLVYSTAKADDEQAKQKRNQNITRVEEVGVREFVNGLVPSLFAEGADEFAVAEALEIGYMMTVEGAIRALSAMRDRRDMTKVLTKANVKGVIIHGTKDQLISEESAFAPKNDHLIHRSTDSGHMGMFETPDAFVAIIEEAFK is encoded by the coding sequence ATGGAAAAACAAACACTTGTACTCCTGCATGGATTTACAGGAGGAACAGATTATTTTAATCGGGTAGAGGCAAATTTACGACATTCCTTTGATGTATTACCACTAAGTTTACCAGGACATGAGGGACTTGATGTTGGTCCGGATACGATTGAAGGCTTTGCAGAATGGGTCATGCATGAACTTGATCGACGTGGTATCGAAAAGCCGATCATCATCGGGCATTCCTTTGGTGGATACATTACAGCTGCAATCGTAGAAGGGTATGCGGATCAAATCAGTGGATACGGTCTCGTGTACTCGACAGCTAAAGCAGATGATGAACAAGCGAAACAAAAACGAAATCAAAATATCACGCGCGTTGAAGAAGTCGGTGTCAGAGAATTCGTCAATGGTCTTGTTCCGTCCTTATTCGCTGAAGGGGCAGATGAGTTCGCTGTCGCTGAAGCACTTGAAATCGGGTACATGATGACGGTCGAAGGAGCCATCCGTGCGCTTTCTGCAATGCGAGATCGGCGAGATATGACGAAGGTCTTAACGAAAGCAAACGTAAAAGGTGTCATCATTCACGGCACGAAAGATCAACTGATTTCAGAGGAAAGCGCATTTGCACCAAAGAATGATCATCTCATACATCGGTCAACAGACAGTGGACACATGGGGATGTTTGAGACACCGGATGCCTTCGTTGCAATCATTGAAGAAGCATTCAAGTAA
- a CDS encoding GNAT family N-acetyltransferase, which translates to MWGLRKPFPELRTERFILRELENRDARELFKILSDDKVMYYYGSDPLVTVYEAKNVISYFKEQFTHGKAIRWAIADAQTNQLIGTIGFHNWLSQYHRAEIGFEVSQDYWQRGVASEAARAVLTYGFEEFALHRISALVAPENLASNALVQKLGFKAEGLLEDYAYSHGRFMDLTMYRMLASEWKG; encoded by the coding sequence ATGTGGGGCTTGCGAAAGCCATTCCCGGAATTGCGGACCGAGCGCTTCATATTACGGGAGCTCGAAAACCGTGACGCACGCGAATTGTTTAAAATCCTATCGGACGATAAAGTGATGTACTATTACGGATCAGATCCGCTCGTGACGGTCTATGAAGCTAAAAATGTCATCAGTTACTTTAAAGAACAGTTCACGCACGGTAAAGCGATTCGCTGGGCAATTGCTGATGCGCAAACGAATCAATTGATCGGTACGATCGGATTTCATAACTGGCTATCCCAATACCATCGGGCTGAGATTGGTTTTGAAGTTAGTCAAGACTATTGGCAACGTGGTGTCGCTTCGGAAGCGGCAAGAGCTGTTCTGACATATGGCTTTGAAGAATTTGCTCTCCATCGAATCAGCGCCCTCGTCGCACCTGAAAATCTCGCTTCTAATGCATTGGTTCAAAAATTAGGATTCAAAGCAGAAGGATTACTAGAAGATTATGCATACAGTCATGGCCGTTTCATGGATTTGACGATGTACCGTATGCTCGCATCTGAATGGAAGGGATGA
- the brnQ gene encoding branched-chain amino acid transport system II carrier protein — MFKTKDTFALGFMIFALFFGAGNLIFPPELGALAGSQFLPAILGFIVTGVGLPLLGLLAVASIGGGIKTLAAPLPRFVGAALTFALYVAIGPFFGIPRTSVVTYELGVVPFLGAPSQMTLVISSSLFFLATLYLVLRPGKLLEIIGRFITPLLLIALAALSISSIISPLSSVASPNEAYETTGQAFIQGFLQGYLTLDALGALVFGVVVLHTLKSRGVHERKAQFKVVTRAGIIAATALTLVYVGLGMIGRNTFAAIGKVDGPALLQHYANTAFGSIGLAVLGLAILLACLTTSVGLVTAFAEYMMTISNRVSLKAASIFTTALGLTVSIVGLQTLLSIAVPVLMFLYPIVIVLIALTFIRHLFRRKSVVYQSTLGVTIFFSFCSALNQLSLFPGNLKTFYQSLPLVDQSLEWLFPTLIAFGISSWFGHVSSASITQKRAS; from the coding sequence ATGTTTAAGACAAAAGATACATTTGCTTTAGGATTTATGATTTTTGCTTTATTTTTCGGTGCGGGTAACCTCATCTTCCCACCGGAACTCGGTGCGCTTGCAGGTTCACAGTTCCTTCCTGCCATCCTTGGTTTTATCGTAACGGGTGTCGGTCTTCCTTTGCTCGGCTTACTTGCAGTTGCCTCTATCGGAGGTGGCATCAAAACACTTGCTGCACCACTCCCTCGTTTTGTAGGTGCTGCTTTGACGTTTGCACTCTATGTTGCGATTGGTCCCTTTTTCGGGATTCCGCGAACATCGGTTGTCACGTATGAGCTCGGAGTCGTTCCGTTTCTCGGTGCTCCTTCACAAATGACGTTGGTCATCTCATCAAGTCTCTTTTTCCTTGCTACACTCTATCTTGTACTACGACCAGGAAAATTACTTGAGATCATCGGACGTTTCATCACACCTTTGTTATTAATCGCTCTTGCTGCATTAAGCATCAGTAGTATCATTTCACCACTCTCGAGCGTCGCTTCACCAAACGAAGCGTATGAGACGACTGGACAGGCATTCATTCAAGGATTCCTTCAAGGATACTTAACGCTTGATGCACTCGGTGCCTTAGTATTTGGGGTCGTCGTACTGCATACACTAAAAAGCCGAGGCGTTCATGAACGAAAAGCACAATTTAAAGTCGTCACTCGTGCCGGAATCATCGCTGCCACTGCTTTGACTCTCGTCTATGTCGGACTTGGAATGATCGGACGTAACACATTTGCCGCCATCGGAAAAGTTGATGGTCCAGCACTTCTTCAACATTATGCAAATACTGCATTCGGCTCAATCGGTTTAGCTGTACTTGGTCTTGCGATCTTGCTTGCATGTTTGACGACATCAGTTGGTCTCGTCACCGCATTTGCAGAATATATGATGACGATTTCCAACCGTGTATCTTTAAAAGCGGCAAGTATCTTCACGACTGCTCTTGGTCTTACGGTATCCATCGTCGGATTGCAGACATTGTTATCCATCGCTGTTCCGGTATTGATGTTCCTTTATCCAATCGTCATCGTCTTGATCGCATTGACATTCATACGTCATCTGTTCCGTCGTAAATCGGTCGTTTATCAATCAACTCTTGGAGTAACGATTTTCTTCTCATTCTGTAGTGCGTTGAATCAACTTTCGCTTTTCCCGGGAAATCTTAAAACGTTCTATCAATCCTTACCTTTAGTGGATCAAAGTTTAGAATGGTTATTCCCGACACTCATCGCCTTTGGTATCAGTTCATGGTTTGGACACGTTTCCAGTGCTTCTATCACACAAAAACGCGCTAGCTAG
- a CDS encoding DegV family protein, translating into MDKIAWITDSMAFFEPGEAEKIGVHVIPTLLILNGESYREYVDISIEQLDQKMREDSHVSPTTSQPSFGDFVTLYEQLLEDGYDYGYAIHITSGLSGTYSSSVAAAEAVGFPLYAIDSYTGAANQQELVRIAQRLVAAGKGPDEVMSTLETFKHKSHFYLIIGNMETMRRSGRVSGSQFLLANMLNIKPIAQFNEEGRLVPFKKVRSIKKAFKEMVSEISSKVSAHGVYDRTLYVSHTLAHAAAEELRRLISTEHPELQVRITQFGPSILAHAGAETVGVYWFDEIPLPTT; encoded by the coding sequence ATGGATAAGATTGCTTGGATTACCGACAGCATGGCTTTTTTTGAGCCAGGAGAGGCTGAAAAAATCGGAGTCCATGTGATACCGACTTTACTCATCTTAAACGGAGAGTCTTACCGGGAGTACGTCGATATCTCGATTGAACAACTTGATCAAAAAATGCGAGAAGATTCCCACGTTTCACCGACGACTTCTCAACCATCATTCGGTGACTTCGTAACCTTGTATGAACAATTACTTGAAGATGGCTATGATTATGGGTATGCGATTCATATCACGAGTGGACTGAGCGGCACATATTCGAGTTCCGTCGCTGCAGCTGAAGCCGTCGGTTTCCCCTTATACGCGATTGATTCGTATACAGGTGCTGCGAATCAGCAAGAACTTGTCCGGATCGCACAACGACTCGTTGCTGCTGGTAAAGGTCCAGATGAAGTCATGTCTACGCTTGAGACATTCAAGCACAAATCGCATTTTTATCTGATTATCGGAAATATGGAGACGATGCGACGTAGCGGACGTGTCTCAGGAAGTCAATTTTTATTAGCAAACATGCTCAATATTAAACCAATCGCTCAATTTAATGAGGAAGGACGGCTTGTTCCATTTAAAAAAGTTCGTTCCATCAAAAAAGCTTTTAAAGAAATGGTTAGTGAAATTTCATCAAAAGTCAGCGCTCATGGTGTATATGATCGGACGCTTTATGTCAGTCATACGCTCGCTCATGCCGCTGCAGAAGAATTACGGCGTTTGATTTCTACAGAACATCCGGAGCTTCAAGTACGCATTACCCAATTTGGTCCTTCCATCTTGGCACATGCTGGCGCTGAGACGGTCGGTGTATACTGGTTCGATGAGATTCCTTTACCGACAACTTGA
- a CDS encoding IS3 family transposase (programmed frameshift): MGKNVYSSEVKWAVVKDKLSGKLTTREIMEKYGIKNESQIKTWMRWYRSNKHYRFDQPIGKQYTYGHGPDSASEDDKRERQMSHLKMENEILKKVHGNRKRVEKEVVIKIVEFLRRKYTITAILSALNVPRASYYRWIKESVKAPSVLEKTVIELSKQTKYRNGHRKIKALLQQIYQLKANRNTVQKIMQKHHLQCRIKPKRRWKSQGERIITAPDLIKRDFTASKPNQKWVTDITYIQYGSTTKYLSTIMDLFNNEIVAYKLYEHQQTSLVIDTLKIALENRNYPEGVILHSDQGSVYTSYAFQEFVKRNHLTSSMSRRGNCWDNAVIESFHSNLKSEEFQYVKFNSLRDHEVSERVTNYLNYYNEERIQEKLGYLTPKKYGVQAA, from the exons ATGGGCAAAAACGTATATTCAAGTGAAGTAAAATGGGCAGTAGTCAAAGATAAGTTGAGTGGTAAGTTAACGACGAGAGAAATCATGGAGAAGTACGGAATCAAAAATGAATCTCAAATCAAAACATGGATGAGATGGTATCGCTCTAACAAACATTATCGATTTGATCAGCCAATCGGTAAACAATATACCTATGGACATGGTCCAGATTCTGCGAGTGAGGATGACAAGAGAGAACGACAAATGTCACATCTGAAGATGGAAAATGAGATCTTAA AAAAAGTACATGGAAATCGAAAGAGAGTTGAGAAAGAAGTAGTCATAAAAATTGTAGAGTTTCTTCGGAGAAAGTATACAATCACCGCCATTCTTAGCGCTTTGAATGTACCAAGAGCAAGCTATTACCGTTGGATTAAGGAATCTGTGAAAGCACCTTCGGTGCTCGAAAAAACCGTCATTGAACTAAGTAAACAGACGAAGTATCGGAATGGACATCGAAAAATAAAGGCATTATTACAGCAAATCTATCAGTTAAAAGCCAATCGGAATACCGTACAGAAAATCATGCAAAAACACCATCTCCAATGTCGGATCAAGCCGAAGCGAAGATGGAAATCTCAAGGTGAGCGCATCATAACGGCACCGGATCTCATCAAGCGCGATTTCACAGCAAGTAAACCGAATCAAAAGTGGGTGACGGATATCACCTATATCCAATACGGCAGCACGACGAAATATCTTTCCACCATTATGGATCTTTTTAATAACGAAATCGTCGCATACAAGTTATACGAGCATCAACAAACGTCTCTTGTGATTGATACGTTGAAGATAGCGCTTGAGAATCGAAACTATCCCGAAGGGGTCATCCTTCATTCGGACCAAGGAAGTGTCTATACGTCATACGCCTTTCAAGAATTCGTTAAAAGGAATCACCTAACAAGCAGTATGTCTCGTAGAGGAAACTGTTGGGACAACGCAGTTATCGAATCGTTCCACTCTAATTTAAAGTCCGAGGAATTCCAGTACGTCAAATTTAATTCACTAAGAGACCATGAGGTCTCTGAACGCGTTACTAATTACTTAAATTACTATAACGAAGAACGAATCCAAGAAAAATTAGGCTACCTGACACCGAAAAAATACGGTGTACAGGCAGCCTAA
- the trpS gene encoding tryptophan--tRNA ligase translates to MKTIFSGIKPTGTVTLGNYLGAMKHFVNLQDGHDAYYCVVDLHSITVDIDRVELMNNTRALAALYIASGLNPEKSTIFVQSEVKAHAQLGWMLTCLSGMGELERMTQYKDKSQGKDRIGAGLFVYPTLMAADILLYDAELVPVGDDQKQHIELTRDLAQRFNSRYYETFTLPEPIIAESGARIMSLTTPDKKMSKSDQNPKGFISMLDAPDVIRKKVKSAVTDSEGIVKFDRENKPGVSNLLEIYSLLAGISIPDLETKYEGSNYGTFKADVAEAIISELEPIQQRYYELIDSEELDQILDAGRDRAEAVAAKKLAKIEKAMGLQRKRAKVKK, encoded by the coding sequence ATGAAAACGATTTTCTCAGGTATCAAACCAACGGGAACAGTAACACTTGGAAATTACTTAGGTGCCATGAAACACTTCGTTAACTTACAGGATGGTCATGATGCATATTATTGTGTCGTCGATTTGCACTCCATCACGGTCGACATTGATCGTGTCGAATTGATGAATAATACACGTGCACTCGCAGCTCTTTATATCGCAAGTGGTCTGAATCCAGAAAAATCAACAATCTTCGTTCAATCAGAAGTTAAAGCGCATGCGCAACTCGGCTGGATGTTGACGTGTCTTTCTGGAATGGGTGAACTAGAGCGTATGACACAGTATAAAGATAAATCGCAAGGGAAAGACCGAATCGGTGCTGGATTGTTTGTCTATCCGACACTCATGGCAGCTGATATCCTACTCTATGATGCGGAACTCGTTCCGGTCGGCGATGACCAAAAACAACATATTGAGTTAACGCGCGACTTGGCTCAACGTTTTAATAGTCGTTACTATGAAACGTTCACATTACCAGAACCAATCATCGCTGAATCAGGAGCTCGAATCATGAGCCTGACGACACCAGACAAAAAGATGTCAAAATCTGATCAGAATCCGAAAGGCTTCATCTCGATGCTTGACGCACCAGATGTCATTCGTAAAAAAGTAAAATCAGCCGTCACGGACTCCGAAGGAATCGTCAAATTCGATCGGGAAAATAAACCAGGTGTGTCGAATTTGCTTGAAATCTACTCCCTACTCGCTGGCATCTCGATTCCAGATCTCGAAACCAAATACGAAGGTTCGAACTACGGAACATTTAAAGCAGATGTCGCGGAAGCAATCATTTCAGAACTCGAACCGATTCAACAACGCTACTATGAGTTGATTGATTCAGAAGAACTCGATCAGATTCTCGACGCTGGGCGTGACCGTGCTGAAGCCGTTGCTGCTAAAAAGCTCGCGAAAATCGAGAAGGCAATGGGCTTACAACGGAAGCGTGCTAAAGTAAAAAAATAA
- a CDS encoding DUF3899 domain-containing protein, with protein MRSTYFRPVIIAVILVLLYTIWATITDSTHGILYHLSGGLFIGGFLLMAIGFFSNMSANGFFRGMTAGFKKQREAKLREIDGDYYEDDDEEEEVLRKKQNRASARTKPYVSSGIIFIIVSLIISYF; from the coding sequence ATGCGCTCGACCTATTTCCGACCGGTCATCATTGCGGTCATTCTAGTCTTACTTTATACGATATGGGCGACTATCACCGATTCGACGCACGGTATTTTGTACCATCTATCTGGTGGATTGTTCATTGGAGGCTTTTTGCTTATGGCAATCGGATTCTTTTCCAACATGTCGGCTAACGGTTTCTTCCGTGGCATGACAGCTGGATTTAAAAAACAACGAGAAGCGAAGCTTCGAGAGATTGATGGCGATTACTACGAAGATGATGACGAAGAGGAAGAAGTCCTCCGTAAAAAGCAAAACCGGGCTTCTGCCCGAACGAAACCCTATGTTTCTAGTGGTATTATCTTCATCATCGTATCGCTGATCATCTCTTACTTTTAA
- a CDS encoding peptide ABC transporter substrate-binding protein: MKKKTVGLALSVMLAGSAVLAGCSTGGGDSDSGSTDGKKNLRLTDTSDITTVDPAKATDSVAFNMIGNTMEGLYRLDKDGKAIPALAEKTDISSDNLTYTFTLRDSKWSDGSPVKAQDFEFAWKRAADPKTASSYSYIFDTLKNGADVTQGKKAVDELGVKALDDKTLEVKLERPAPYFLSLTSFGTYTPISEDFYKKNEKDFSLKPDKLLYNGPFVWESWKTDSKRVLKKNDNYWDKDAVKLDEVTISVVKDNSTVVNLYDSNDIDYAGLTSEQVEAYKSKPEFKTALRSSIAYLKFNNEDATMKNVDARKAIARAIDPKGITDTLLANGSIPTTSFIPKEFIKDASGKDYTSDINWFDRDGKEAADLWKKANGDKKTTIELLSFDNEDAKKISEYMKGQIEKNLPNVTVSIKQQPFKNKLDLESKGDYQLSYSLWGPDYQDPMSNLSIFESTNSQNDVKYKSAAYDKLLNAANEESDLTKRLDLFKQAEAQLIEKDQAIAPIYQAGSAYLSRPTVKDFNRQVFGADFQYKYVDIK, translated from the coding sequence ATGAAGAAAAAAACAGTCGGTCTCGCATTATCAGTCATGCTTGCAGGAAGCGCAGTGCTTGCTGGATGTTCGACAGGTGGCGGAGACAGTGATTCAGGTTCAACAGACGGAAAGAAAAATCTACGTTTAACGGACACTTCTGACATCACGACAGTCGATCCAGCGAAAGCTACGGATTCTGTCGCTTTCAACATGATCGGAAATACGATGGAAGGTCTTTACCGTCTCGATAAAGACGGAAAAGCGATTCCAGCACTTGCAGAAAAAACAGATATCTCAAGTGACAACTTGACGTATACGTTCACACTTCGTGACTCGAAATGGTCAGACGGTTCACCCGTCAAAGCACAAGATTTCGAATTTGCTTGGAAACGTGCTGCTGATCCGAAAACAGCATCTAGTTACTCGTACATCTTTGACACGTTAAAAAACGGCGCTGATGTCACACAAGGTAAAAAAGCTGTCGACGAGCTCGGTGTTAAAGCACTTGACGACAAAACGTTAGAAGTAAAACTTGAGCGTCCAGCTCCGTATTTCCTTTCACTGACATCATTCGGTACGTACACACCGATCAGTGAAGACTTCTACAAAAAGAATGAAAAAGACTTCTCGCTTAAACCAGATAAATTACTTTATAACGGTCCTTTCGTTTGGGAATCTTGGAAAACGGATTCAAAACGTGTTCTGAAGAAAAACGATAACTACTGGGATAAAGATGCTGTCAAACTCGACGAAGTTACGATCAGTGTCGTTAAAGATAACTCAACAGTAGTAAATCTTTATGATTCAAACGATATCGATTACGCAGGTCTGACTTCAGAACAAGTTGAAGCGTACAAATCGAAACCTGAATTCAAAACAGCGCTTCGTTCTTCGATCGCTTATTTGAAATTCAATAACGAAGATGCAACGATGAAAAATGTCGATGCACGTAAAGCGATCGCTCGTGCAATCGATCCAAAAGGAATTACGGATACGCTTCTTGCGAACGGTTCGATTCCAACAACAAGCTTCATTCCAAAAGAATTCATCAAAGATGCGTCTGGTAAAGACTACACAAGTGACATCAACTGGTTCGATCGTGATGGAAAAGAAGCAGCAGATCTTTGGAAAAAAGCAAACGGCGATAAAAAGACGACGATTGAACTTCTTTCATTCGACAATGAGGATGCGAAGAAGATCAGTGAGTACATGAAAGGTCAAATCGAGAAAAATCTTCCGAACGTTACTGTTTCAATCAAACAACAACCGTTCAAGAACAAACTCGACCTTGAATCAAAAGGCGACTACCAACTTTCTTACTCACTTTGGGGTCCAGATTATCAAGATCCAATGTCTAACCTGTCAATCTTCGAATCAACAAATAGCCAAAACGACGTCAAATATAAGTCTGCAGCCTATGATAAATTGTTGAACGCAGCGAATGAAGAGTCTGATTTAACCAAACGTCTCGATCTCTTCAAACAAGCGGAAGCACAATTGATTGAGAAAGATCAAGCAATCGCGCCAATCTATCAAGCTGGTTCTGCATACTTGAGCCGTCCGACGGTCAAAGATTTCAACCGTCAAGTATTCGGAGCAGATTTCCAATACAAATACGTTGATATTAAGTAA
- the opp3b gene encoding oligopeptide ABC transporter permease: MGRYLAQRLVYGVLTFLLIASFTFFLMDLLPGSPFQNQEKLSPEQLNILRDKYNLNDPLPQRYAAYMVNLFQGDLGISFKYDSRPVTDLISERIGPSAQLGVQALVLGVLLGLVLGVVAALRHNTVIDYGAMFVSVIGISVPSFVFASLLQYYVGVKWGVLPVAFWESPAHTILPTISLSLGVTASIARFVRTEMLEVTNQDYVTLAKAKGLDGQSITWKHMVRNALIPAITILGPMTAALITGTLVIERIFSVPGLGELFVSSITQNDYTVIMGTTLFFSAVFILMILIVDLLYGVVDPRIRLGGNK, encoded by the coding sequence ATGGGCCGTTATTTAGCTCAACGCCTGGTTTACGGCGTACTGACGTTTTTACTCATCGCTTCGTTCACTTTCTTCCTGATGGATCTGCTACCAGGTTCACCGTTCCAAAACCAGGAGAAACTTTCTCCTGAACAGTTGAATATCCTTCGGGATAAGTACAACTTGAATGATCCACTGCCACAACGCTATGCAGCGTATATGGTCAACTTGTTCCAAGGAGATCTCGGTATTTCATTCAAATATGATAGCCGTCCGGTAACGGATTTGATTTCTGAACGAATTGGACCATCGGCTCAATTAGGAGTTCAAGCACTAGTACTCGGAGTATTATTAGGACTCGTCTTAGGTGTTGTCGCAGCGCTTCGCCACAACACAGTGATCGATTACGGTGCGATGTTCGTATCGGTTATCGGAATCTCGGTACCGTCATTCGTATTCGCCTCACTCCTTCAATACTACGTTGGCGTGAAATGGGGCGTTTTGCCAGTCGCGTTCTGGGAAAGCCCGGCGCATACCATCTTGCCGACCATATCGTTATCACTTGGGGTCACAGCCTCAATTGCTCGATTCGTCCGGACAGAGATGCTAGAAGTTACGAACCAGGATTATGTCACGTTAGCTAAAGCAAAAGGCCTAGATGGTCAGTCGATTACTTGGAAACACATGGTTCGGAACGCCTTGATTCCGGCGATCACGATTCTTGGACCAATGACAGCTGCATTGATTACAGGAACACTCGTCATTGAGCGGATTTTCTCTGTACCTGGTCTTGGTGAACTCTTCGTATCATCAATCACACAAAATGACTACACAGTCATCATGGGTACGACGTTGTTCTTCTCAGCAGTCTTCATTCTCATGATTTTGATCGTCGATTTGCTGTACGGTGTCGTTGATCCACGGATCCGTTTGGGGGGTAACAAATAA
- the opp3C gene encoding oligopeptide ABC transporter permease: MAEQNSNAKAEQFDSSLFQHVEFNEQAGERLAGKSLNFWQDAWMRLRKNKAAILSLAVIIIIAIMSLVGPALSGNDPYTQTITQAKLPPKVTGLEWAGFDGMATLGDTPIDFYKQKQVTENFWFGTDHLGRDLWSRVWEGTKISLFIGLMAALIDVLVGVTYGGISAYYGGRVDNIMQRIAEILTGVPNLILIILFILILEPGITTIILAMTITGWIGMSRLVRGQILKLKNQEFVLAARTLGASSARLIFKHLIPNTLGTIIISLMFTIPSAIFFEAFLSFIGLGLAPPQPSLGTLINEGYKELKTFPFLLVVPSTVIVLLMVSFNMLADGLRDAFDPRLRR, encoded by the coding sequence ATGGCTGAACAAAATTCAAATGCAAAAGCAGAACAGTTTGATTCATCGCTGTTCCAACACGTTGAGTTCAATGAACAAGCAGGGGAACGCCTTGCTGGTAAAAGCTTAAACTTTTGGCAAGATGCTTGGATGCGTCTACGCAAGAACAAAGCTGCGATTCTCTCACTTGCTGTCATCATCATCATCGCGATCATGTCATTGGTCGGACCTGCGTTGTCTGGTAACGACCCTTATACCCAAACAATCACGCAAGCTAAACTTCCACCTAAAGTTACTGGTTTAGAGTGGGCTGGTTTTGACGGTATGGCGACACTTGGTGATACGCCGATTGATTTTTATAAACAAAAACAGGTGACGGAGAACTTCTGGTTCGGAACGGACCACCTTGGTCGTGATCTTTGGTCACGTGTTTGGGAAGGAACGAAGATTTCGCTATTCATCGGTTTGATGGCAGCACTCATCGACGTTCTCGTTGGTGTCACATACGGCGGGATTTCTGCTTACTACGGTGGGCGTGTCGATAACATCATGCAACGGATTGCTGAAATTTTAACAGGTGTACCAAACTTAATCTTGATCATCTTGTTCATCTTGATTCTTGAACCAGGGATCACGACGATCATCCTTGCGATGACGATTACCGGCTGGATTGGGATGAGCCGACTTGTTCGTGGTCAAATCCTGAAACTAAAGAACCAAGAATTCGTTCTTGCAGCACGGACACTTGGTGCTTCTAGCGCACGATTGATCTTTAAACACTTGATTCCAAATACCTTGGGAACGATCATCATCTCACTTATGTTCACGATTCCAAGTGCGATCTTCTTCGAAGCGTTCTTAAGCTTCATCGGTTTAGGACTTGCACCACCACAACCGTCACTCGGTACATTGATCAACGAAGGGTACAAAGAACTCAAAACGTTCCCATTCTTGCTCGTTGTCCCATCGACGGTCATCGTACTCCTCATGGTCAGCTTCAATATGTTGGCAGATGGACTGCGTGATGCGTTCGACCCACGTTTACGACGCTAA